In bacterium, the genomic window TAGAGAAGATGATTAAAAAATGGACTGAAACCAAGTTTCGTCTTGGCCAGCCGCCACTTCTTCCGGCCTGGGCAGTTGAGGAGGAAAAGCAAGCTCTTATTTCCGGACGGGAAATAGACTCTCCGGTTGAAGGAGAAGTTATCCCAACCCTAGAAACTACCACTCCTCCAACGGAACAATCTTTATCGATCCCGGTTCCTTTGCAAGAACAGCAGGTTAGACTAGAGACGATTCCTGAAACGGGGCCGCTGGGCGTTCCTGAAGTTTCTCAGACACCAGTTTCTGAACCAGCGGTGAGTCCACCACTGCCCGTAAGCGAACTAGCTGATTCGGACCAAGAAGAAAAAGTCGAAAAGGCTCCGTCCGTGGGGGCCCAAGTCTCTCAAACCAACTTAGAACCTCAGCTCCCAGCGCCTGCAGATCTAGCACCGCCTGTTTTTTCGCGGGAAAATACTGGCCTTGGTTTAGGACAGAGCGTTGGTTCAAGTGGTGAAGTGGAAATCTTTCGTTTTCCTATCCAACAACCAAGCCAAAAAGAATCAGAGTCAGGCGAAATTTTGATGCCGAGAAGATAACTTTAATAAAATACAAAGCGCCAAACTATAAGGAGGTAAAATGGCCAAAAACAACAATAAATTTGATTTGATCAGACAAGCCTTGGGGTCAGCCGAGTCCAGTATCAAGCTAGCCAAGCAGCTCTTGGAGGAACTGGAAAGCCCTTCCGCTGGTAGCCACCACCAAAAGACAAACCCTAGCAAAGAATTGCCGGGTGTAGTTGGTATTTTTGATGGCGAAAAGATGGTCGCTGAGAGTGGGGAAAGCTTTCCCGTGGCAGAAAACTATGCCTCCAAAAGTTTATTGGTTGCTGGGGACACTCTAAAATTGGTGGAGGAGGGGGGAGAAAAGAGGTTTAAACAAATTGAACACGTAAAAAGACACAAATCAGTTGGTATTCTTACCAAAAAGGATGGAAAATGGAGGGTCGTCACTTCAGAAGGATCCTACAAAGTTTTGCCCGCAGCGGTGACTCATTTTGACGGTGAGGTTGGGGACGAAGTCAGTTTACATTTACCAGCAACCAACCTCTCGACCTCCTTTGGTGCGATAGAATCGATAAGTAAAAAATCCACGAGCGTTTCTGAAGCCCCTCCCGTACCAGAAGACATTGTTTCACAGCAGAGTAAGCAAAAGGTTCATAATGAGCCAAGGAAAAAGCCAGGCAAGCCAAAACCGTCTGGTACCAAAAAAGAAATTGCCAAGGAGACAAGCAAAAAAGAAGCTCCCAAAAAAGAAATAGAGTACAAAGAGGTTGAAATAGCTCAGGCAACAGTACCAAAGGCAGAAAAGGTTGAACTCCCACCAGTCAAAGAAGTCGTCGATGAGGACGAGTTGACTTAGTTTTCTTCCATTTCGTTAAAACCAGGACCATTTTCTTCAATTTCTTTGTGGTTCAAGTTGTCAAAACTTGAGTTCGCCGCAGGGATGTCTTTGATTTCGACTTCTTCAATTGACTCATCAGATTCGGTTTGAACCGGGTCTTGGTTGGAGAGTAAACCCAAAGCCTCTTCTCTGACGTAGGGAGTGAAGGAATTGTCAATTGGAAAAATTGGTTGAGAGAGCTTGGGACTTCGCCTGGTTTCACGAATTAAAACTGAAACACTAGATTGCTTTTGAATTGTAACCGCCTTTATTACCGCTGAGAATTCGGCCCCCAAATTTATTGCCTCCGCGATTTTTTCGCCCCAGAGGTTGTTTAATTTACCAATTCTTTTCCCAGCTGAAGAAACAACAGTCACGTCTTTTTTGCTAGCCTTGAGATCGACGGGGTCGCCGGTTTTGAGGGTTGCAAGAAGTTGTGTCATGGCTAGATCTTCAACTTCGATAACTTTAGTTTTACCGGGTTCTTCAAGAAAGGTGTCAAGATTTACCACCGGTGAGGGAAGATTTTTTAAATCTTCCGCCTTGACACTGGAGAGACGTTTTAGATTGTTGGTCGCGATTCCATTGTAGGGATCCAGCTTCAAAACTTTTTGATAAAAAGATTTGGCTTTGCTGATGTTGCCGGTTTCGGTATAGGCTTTGCCCAGGCGATTTAGGGTATCAACATCGTCAGGATAATCGTTTATTATCTCTAGGTTCAATTTCAAGGCTTGGTCCCACTTGGCTTCGAGAGCGAGTTGGATGGCCTGCTCGGATCTAGGATCAAGTAAAGCTTCGTTCATAGTTACTAGTATAAGAATTAAAGGGCGAGTTTTGTCAAGACCTTGACAGAGGAGCAAAAAAGACGGCTCGATTTCATCCCAAGCCAGCTTCAAAGCCAAAGGTTGTTGTGTTAAAATGAGGTGGCAATGTCCGGTCATTCCAAATGGAGTACTATTAAAAGACAGAAAGGGGCCAATGACGCTAAACGAGGTCAAGCTTTTACTAAAGCCGGGAATGCGCTGACAGTTGCGGCTCGTGAGGGGGGAGGAAACCCCGATTCAAACTTCAAATTGCGTTTGGCAATTGATGCAGCGCGGGCAGTCAATATGCCCAAGGAAAACATAGAACGGGCAATTACGCGTGCGACCGGTACCTCTGGAGAGAAAAGTCTTGAAGAAGTTATTTATGAAGGTTACGGACCGGCCGGAGTGGCGATCATGATTGATGCTGTGACCGACAACAAGATAAGAACTACCTCGGAGATACGAAGCCTTCTCGAACGGGCTGGGGGTTCTCTTGGAGGCCCAGGAAGTGTAAATTACTTGTTTAAAGCAACCTCAGCAATAGATGTCAAAGCAGCAGATCCAGACCAAGTTTTTTTAGCAGCTGCGGACGCCGGGGCTGAGGATGTTGAACAAAATGGAGAGTCAGTCACTGTTTACACCGTTCCTCAAAAATTAGAAGAGGTCAAAGAAAAGCTTCGTGCAGCTGGTTTTGAAGTTACAGGTTGGGAAGTCAGTAAAAAGGCAGCGAGCCAAGTGGCGGTTAATGATCCAAAACAAGCTGAGACAGTGCTGAATTTGGTTAACAGGCTTGAAGATCTCGACGATGTCCAGAAAGTTTATGCTAATTTCGATATATCCGAGGAGATTTTGGAGAAGGTTACATGATTGGTTCTACTAAAGGGGAGGTTTCCTATACTAAAGCTATTTTCTCAGCCTTAATTGGTGGGGGTTTAGTATTTGTTTTTCTTGGTTTGTGGTTGAGTCTGGAAGAGGGTAAACTGGTTTTTGATCCCGGAGCGCACCTTGTCTTTGCTACGGCTAAATTCTTTCATTTCTTACCGTTCTTGCACACAGAGGTGTCAGTAGTTGATTTGCTTCTTCTTGCTTTCCCTACGATTCTGGTGGCCTTGATAATAGCCATTTTGGCTAAGGTAATTTATAAACTAATTAATCGATGAATCTAAACGAAGCAGTTATTAAGACAAAAGAAGTTTCAGACTCCATGCCAGGAAAACAGTGGGAGATTTACCAAAGATTCAATGATTTGGTCGAGGAGGTGGGAGAGCTGGCCAATGCTATCCAAGTTAAAGAGGGATGGAAGAGTCCTAAGCGCTCGAAAGCTGATTTAACAGACTCAGTTTGTGATGTCCTTTACTCAATTTTTTGTGTTGCCGCAATTTACAATTTAGATTTGGAGGAAGAGTATCCGAAAGTCCTTGCCCAAATAGAGGAGCGAAGAAAAAATGGGGACTTTAACCATTTATGAAATGGGTTATTCGTTTTCTCATAGTTTTGTTTATCTCGATAGTTTTTTGGTTCCTGTATTTTGTTATTAACTTTAAAGTTTGCTTTGGGTTTGGGTGTTAAAATTTATGCTAATTTTAGGTATTGATCCAGGTACAGCGACGACCGGTTGGGGAGTCCTTAAAGTAGACGGGGCGAACGGCCGGACCAAATTCATTGCTCGAAACTTCGGGATAATTGTTACTGATAAGGAAAGGGAAGCCCAGTACCGCTTGCTTTCTTTAAAGGAGGGGATTAGTAAGTTGATTGCCGAGTACAAGCCCGATGTGATGAGTGTTGAGCAAATTTTCTTTGGGGTAAATCATCGGACCGCGATTGCAGTGGGTCAAGCGATTGGAGCGATTTATTTAGCCGCAGCCGAGAAGCATTTGCCGATTTTTGGCTACACTGGACTAACGATGAAACTGATGGTTGGGGGTAGTGGGCGAGCCGACAAGGAACAGGTTCAAAAAGGGGTTCTCAAATTCCTTGGAGTAAGAAAATTACCCAGTGTCAAAAGTCAGGCTGGAAAAGAATATTTTCGTTTTCGTGATGATGCTTTTGATGCTTTGGCACTTGCCCTCTGTCATCACTTTAAGACAGCTGGGCTTGACACGGGAGCAAAGATAAAGCCAAAGTAAATGTTAAGCCTTACCAAAAGACAGAAAATTGCTATCAGTACCTTCTTTTTGGCAGCAGCAATTTTTTTGCTGCCCAATTTGACTCCCGACTACAAACTTTATGCCCTGGGGGCGATTATTCTTTTAAGCTACTTGTTGTCGGCCTGGTCGATCTTTTCTGATCTTTCTGGTTTGGAATTTCTGACTCTATTTGTTTTGCCGGTGACTTTGACCTCTAGTTTTGCTCTCTTTGTTTTCAAATTTGATCCTGAGCCGTTTTTACGCTTGTTGCTAGTAGGAGTTTTCGGGACAGTTTATTACACTATCTTGCTCGCGGAAAACATCTTTAACGTTTCGGCAGAGCGAAACATTCCTTTGCTGCGGGCGGCTACTACGGTTGGTTATCTGACAAGCCTTTTTGTCTCTTTCGCTTTCTTTTCCTTGTTGTTTAGTCTGGGGCTGTGGGGTTGGGCGTTTAGTCTTTTTGTTTTCGGGGTTGGTTTTTTCCTTTTCGGACAGGCTTTTTGGCAAATAAATCTTGAGGAAACAGACAAAAAGACCCTTTTTCGTGATTGTCTAGTTTGTGCCTTGATTCTAGCGGAATTTGCTTGGGTGCTTACTTTTTGGCCCCTATCTCCAGCAAAAGTTGGTTTAGCTCTGGCAGCCTTGGTTTACGTGCTGTTGGGGATAGTGCAGCACTTGGCCAAGGAAGATCTTTCGAGCCGAGCTTTTGTAGAATATCTTTTCGTCTCACTCTGTGTTTTCTTTCTTTTGTCAGCGACAACTAGTTGGGGATAGAAGAGAGCAAAAGTCGAGTAGAGGAGTAGAGTCAAAACGGAAGAGGGGTAGATTTTTTGGAGCGCAAAAGTGATGCACTATGATATAGTAAGTTTCCACGTGTGGAAAGTATTAATACTATAGGGTCTTAAACAATCTTTACAAATCCCTGACAAAACCAAAAAAACCCGAAAGAGACTTCGTCTGACGCCCACGCGGAGAGAGTGCTAACCCCTTCTCTGTGGATAAGTGGCTCTCTTTTTACCACCTTCACAGTCTGTTTGGCTAGAAAATTTAATTTTTAGCCTGGTCTAGTGGGCTATTTTTATCCCCAACAAACCTAGCTGGTAATTATGAGTTTAGCCTGAAAATGAGGCTAAAAGCAAGGCGCTGTAAGGGCCCAGGACGGCTTTTAGATCCAAGAGATGCATCAGTAGTCGTCCGGACTTTAAATTTTAAACAAAAAAGACAGTAGGAGTTTTAGAAGTGTAGTGTCTCCTTGTTTTTCGAAGGTCTAATCTTCCACACACTCTTCTCTCGAAGCCGAATAAGCCTGGCTGAGGCTAGAGAGGTTCAGATTGTGATTACGTCGCACAATGTATCTTATCCGACGTAATCTAAGGCCCCCTGCCGAGATAGATTTTTATTTTCTTCTTTCTTCCCTTTCGTTGATTGAACTAAATTCTTCAGTAAAATCTAACGCGAATCCCCTCTAAGTTCATTCTCTAAAAATCTCTTAGTTTTACTTTAGATAAAAATCGATATTCTGGCTGACAGAACGGTCTTTATTTGCTTATTACTTTGGGTGGGTATCCTCTACCACCCCGCTTTTGTCAGACTAAAACTAGAAAATAGATTGATAAATCAAGAAAAAAGCTCATATTTAGCCTCAAGATTAAATTAAAGGGATAATTGAGAAAAAAAGCCGCGGAGGCCTAAAGGGCAGGTTTGCTTTAGGCGAGGAAACGAGTTCGCAGTTTTCCTTCAGAGCTTCTTAACAAAAGTCCTGCTGCAAGGGTCAGTAAGACTGGAAGTACGGGAAGGCTGCTACCAGTCACAGGTAGACCACCGACATTTTCTCCGAGGACTGTCCCGGGTGTTTTAGGAGTTCCCGGCTCTTCTGGATTAGTTCCTGGTGTTGGAGTAGGTCCGACGTTGTTGTTATTGCCAGTATTTCCGATCCCGATAGTGAAATTGATATCACCAGTGCTGATCGTTGCTTCCCCAGTATTTTTATCAGCTTCGTTGTTACCAGTGTTCAGATCAACCTGGGCTTGGTTGTTTATGTTCATCACGTTACTCTGATTGAGAGTCAAGGAGTTGTTTATATCAACCCTTGAAGTGTTGGTTGAGTTAGCACCGGTCTGGGTATTGGCGGATGATGACGCTTCTGAGCTTCCACAACACGTTGGTGGGTTGATGTTGCTGCTGTTGAGTGTGTTATTTACAGTCAGAGAACCGTTGATGTCTCCGGTAGTGATCGAGGCATCCCCAGTGTTTTTGCTAGCTTGGTTGCCTCCAGTGTTGGCGCTGATTTTGATTGTATTAACTACATTTGCTTCATTGTTTGAAGAAATAGTAACTTGGTTTGATGTTTCAACAGAGGCGGTATTTTCAGAATCAGCTCCAGTAGTGTCGTTGGTAGCGCTGTCAGCCAAAGCTAACGGTGCGGTCAGCAACAGGGCTGCGATCGTGGAGCCGATAAGGGAGCTTTTTACAACTAGATTTTTCGTATGTACCACCTCCCTCTGACCAATTTCAGAATTGTTTGGGCAGAGGCGGCAGTAATAATCAAGATAAAGATAAGGTTGCGCAGTGAGAGTCCACCCGAGGCTTGGTTGACGACCTGAGTAATATTTGGTGTTCCAAAGTTGTCCGAAACACCCATGACTAAGGATTTTTTGTCTTGGCTTTCGGCACTGGCGCTCTGCTCGCCCGTGCTGCCGGGGTTGGAACCTGTATTGGAAGATCCTGTTGTGGTGTTACTACCCAGGATAGAGTTGATCACTTTATTGCTTGGGTTGTTTTTTCCGTGATCTAAGCCAGTAGAGCCAATGTTTTCTGCTGGCTTGCCGTCAGGAAAGATATCCCCATTGAAGCTTCCAAAAATATTCACAATACTTACGATCATACGAGAACCTAGAAAAGTGTTGTTCAGTATATTGAGGACGTTGGCAGCGACGTTGACGTCTCCGGTCTTGATCGAAGCATTGCCGGTGTTCTTGCTAGCTTGGTTGCCTCCAGTGTTGGCGTTGATCTGAATATTGTTGTCAACAGTACCTGAGTTGTTGACTTGAACAGTATTTGTGTTGTTGGCGCTAGAGTCAGCACTGTTGCTGCTGTCAGCTCCTGTTTGGTTGTTGACTGCCATCAGAGAGCCGTCAGGACCAACTACAAAGCTAAAGAAAGGAGAAGCTACTCCATCCTCATTCAGACTCATCAACTGACCAGTCCAGTTACCTAAATTGTTTACCAAAACGAGCCAGAGAGTACCGTCACTTCCAGCGGTGGTAGTGTTGGCGATGGTTGCTGTTTTAAGGTTGGCGTTGACATCCCCAGTTTGAATACTGGAGGTCCCAGTGTTTTTGTCAGCTGTATTATCACCAGTGTTGGCGTTGAGATTTATTCCGTTCAAGACGTTGGCGGTGTTGTTTACTCCAAGAGTTGAGCTGTTGTTAGTTGAGCTATCGGCAAAGTTGGCTGAATCGGAACCAGTAGTTAAGTTGGCGGCATTGAGGCTTTCCGGTGAAAAGATTGTCGAAGTTTCTCCGACTGGGGGTGGATTGAAGACAATATCTCCATTTAAGTTTCCGAAAACGTTGACTACCCCAAGCAAGAGTTCACCGGCTCCACCCAGAAAAGTGTTGTTCAAAAAGTTGATCACGTTGACGGCAACATTGGCATCTCCCGTAGTAATCGTCCCGTCACCGGTGTTTTTACTGGCTGAGTTGTCACCGGTGTTGGCATCTAGAGTCGTAGAGTTGACCAGATTGCCGTTGTTGTCGATAAAGTAAGTGTTTGAAGTGTTGGAAGTTGCGGAAGCAGTGTTGCTACTCTCAGCTCCGGTGGTGTCGTTGCTACTGGCTTGGCCAGTTCCAGCGGCAGTTTGGAGAACTTGAAGATCATCGAAATTCAAGATTAAGTCTCCGCTTTGATCATCCATGACATTGAAAACTTGAGCTCCCACGTTAACATTGTTACCAACGTTGATGGCGGTGAGAGTCAGGTCAGCATCCCCAGTAACAACCGAGCCGTCGCCAGTATTTTTGTCGGCAGTATTGTCACCAGAATTGGCTGTCAAAGTGGTCAGATTTTGTACATCGAGGTCGTTGTCAATATAAACATCAGTTGTGCTGTTGCTTTCTGAAGAAGCGTCGTTTTCCGAACCTGCTCCAGTGTTGGAATTGCTTGCCTCACCACTGACAGCGAGACAAGTTGAGATCGCACAAATGCTTGGATCCATTGCTCCAATTGAAACTTTGTTTGCATCTGAGCTTAGGTTGGCGACCAAACCTGCATCTCCGCTGACAACCGAGCCGTCGCCAGTGTTTTTATCTGAGCTGCTCTCACCGGTGTTCGCTTCCCCACTTGTAACGTTGAGGAGACTAGC contains:
- a CDS encoding YebC/PmpR family DNA-binding transcriptional regulator, which encodes MSGHSKWSTIKRQKGANDAKRGQAFTKAGNALTVAAREGGGNPDSNFKLRLAIDAARAVNMPKENIERAITRATGTSGEKSLEEVIYEGYGPAGVAIMIDAVTDNKIRTTSEIRSLLERAGGSLGGPGSVNYLFKATSAIDVKAADPDQVFLAAADAGAEDVEQNGESVTVYTVPQKLEEVKEKLRAAGFEVTGWEVSKKAASQVAVNDPKQAETVLNLVNRLEDLDDVQKVYANFDISEEILEKVT
- a CDS encoding MazG nucleotide pyrophosphohydrolase domain-containing protein, which produces MNLNEAVIKTKEVSDSMPGKQWEIYQRFNDLVEEVGELANAIQVKEGWKSPKRSKADLTDSVCDVLYSIFCVAAIYNLDLEEEYPKVLAQIEERRKNGDFNHL
- a CDS encoding tetratricopeptide repeat protein, translating into MNEALLDPRSEQAIQLALEAKWDQALKLNLEIINDYPDDVDTLNRLGKAYTETGNISKAKSFYQKVLKLDPYNGIATNNLKRLSSVKAEDLKNLPSPVVNLDTFLEEPGKTKVIEVEDLAMTQLLATLKTGDPVDLKASKKDVTVVSSAGKRIGKLNNLWGEKIAEAINLGAEFSAVIKAVTIQKQSSVSVLIRETRRSPKLSQPIFPIDNSFTPYVREEALGLLSNQDPVQTESDESIEEVEIKDIPAANSSFDNLNHKEIEENGPGFNEMEEN
- a CDS encoding crossover junction endodeoxyribonuclease RuvC → MLILGIDPGTATTGWGVLKVDGANGRTKFIARNFGIIVTDKEREAQYRLLSLKEGISKLIAEYKPDVMSVEQIFFGVNHRTAIAVGQAIGAIYLAAAEKHLPIFGYTGLTMKLMVGGSGRADKEQVQKGVLKFLGVRKLPSVKSQAGKEYFRFRDDAFDALALALCHHFKTAGLDTGAKIKPK